A single region of the Acinetobacter sp. WCHA45 genome encodes:
- a CDS encoding lysophospholipid acyltransferase family protein: MTQEATVANNTPLNFISKLSLYSKKLASGLETIGEGFYLIYRHGLYKDPNNPTNTRYVQYFCRRLCEVFNIEVQIHGTIPREPALWVSNHISWLDVAVLGSGARIFFLAKAEVEKWPILGNLAKGGGTLFIKRGSGDSIRIKEQITAFLKQDIPVLFFPEATTTDGRQVKKVHGRLLGAAIDAQRPVQICVICYVNQQGELDLVAPFIGEMSFAEHVQRVLEMPKVTAHLLTLPAIPVTGHTVDSLTKEVDRQMRAGLLELQSKVLNTQP, from the coding sequence ATGACTCAAGAAGCAACAGTAGCAAATAACACACCATTAAATTTCATCTCTAAATTGAGCTTGTATAGTAAAAAATTAGCCTCAGGTCTAGAAACAATTGGTGAAGGTTTTTATCTCATTTATCGACACGGTTTATACAAGGATCCAAATAATCCAACGAATACGCGTTATGTTCAGTATTTTTGCCGCCGTTTATGCGAAGTTTTTAATATCGAAGTGCAGATTCATGGCACTATTCCAAGAGAACCAGCGCTTTGGGTGAGTAATCATATTTCTTGGTTAGATGTTGCTGTACTTGGCTCTGGAGCACGTATTTTCTTCTTAGCAAAAGCAGAAGTCGAAAAATGGCCTATTTTGGGTAATCTAGCAAAAGGCGGTGGAACCTTATTTATTAAGCGAGGTTCTGGTGACTCAATCCGAATAAAAGAACAAATTACAGCGTTTTTAAAACAAGATATTCCAGTTTTGTTTTTTCCAGAAGCCACAACCACAGATGGTCGTCAGGTCAAAAAAGTACATGGGCGCTTATTGGGTGCTGCGATTGACGCGCAACGTCCAGTTCAAATTTGTGTGATTTGCTATGTCAATCAGCAAGGTGAATTAGATCTAGTCGCACCATTTATTGGTGAAATGTCTTTTGCAGAACATGTGCAACGTGTTTTAGAAATGCCAAAAGTTACCGCACATTTATTGACCCTACCTGCAATTCCTGTAACAGGCCATACGGTAGATAGCTTAACTAAAGAAGTTGATCGTCAAATGCGAGCAGGGCTGCTTGAGTTACAAAGCAAAGTTTTAAATACTCAGCCATAA